Proteins co-encoded in one Populus trichocarpa isolate Nisqually-1 chromosome 10, P.trichocarpa_v4.1, whole genome shotgun sequence genomic window:
- the LOC7474453 gene encoding uncharacterized protein LOC7474453 → MAAGPPHRLLTVLKRHKGGKRMGFGTGLAVGAVAGALGGRALEEGLKYEEEKIAEKVENDLAVRDDYSDYRSYY, encoded by the coding sequence ATGGCAGCGGGCCCTCCGCACCGGTTGCTTACGGTACTCAAGAGGCATAAAGGAGGGAAGAGAATGGGGTTTGGGACGGGACTGGCTGTGGGTGCGGTTGCTGGGGCTCTAGGTGGGCGTGCGTTGGAAGAAGGATTGAAATACGAGGAGGAGAAAATTGCAGAGAAAGTGGAGAATGATCTCGCTGTGCGTGATGATTACAGCGATTATCGCTCTTATTACTGA